A stretch of Porites lutea chromosome 5, jaPorLute2.1, whole genome shotgun sequence DNA encodes these proteins:
- the LOC140937269 gene encoding U11/U12 small nuclear ribonucleoprotein 35 kDa protein-like encodes MESVSDQVTKVDVGYEIPTWNNWTPLAKFYHPLQAGSIDGTDTLPHDKAVSRAMEAKYKPNKRVSGDPDKTLFVGKLSKDTRENSVYKIFAKCGELVRCRLIRDVVTGFSKGYAFVEYRSERDANVAWRELHNYKIDGSTVLVEYEAARTLKGWIPRRLGGGFGGKKESGQLRFGGRDRPFRRPIPTDQDGKQHKYLRGSRDHEGARSARENYRDSYRERRWESSRAERERDGYREKRDRDSSRSSSHYRDRDDDSDVARDWQRYRERDSDRTRDSERSRDIERSRDSERSRDRGGERYKDRGRHGDSEGYRSKDRHSHRDKDRESYETSRKNNDAYCNTDQEEGEIG; translated from the exons ATGGAATCAGTGAGTGATCAGGTGACCAAAGTAGATGTGGGGTATGAAATTCCAACTTGGAATAACTGGACCCCTTTAGCAAAGTTTTACCACCCTTTGCAAGCTGGTAGCATTGATGGAACTGACACATTGCCGCATGATAAAGCTGTTTCTCGTGCTATGGAAGCAAAAT ATAAACCAAACAAGAGAGTATCTGGTGATCCTGATAAAACTTTGTTTGTTGGAAAGCTTAGCAAGGACACGCGTGAAA ACAGTGTATACAAAATATTTGCTAAATGTGGAGAGTTAGTGAGGTGCAGGCTTATCAGAGATGTTG ttacaGGATTTTCAAAGGGCTATGCATTTGTAGAGTACAGAAGTGAAAGAGATGCTAATGTGGCCTGGAGG GAGCTGCATAATTACAAGATTGATGGTAGTACTGTATTAGTGGAGTATGAAGCAGCCAGAACTCTCAAGGGATGGATTCCAAGACGATTAG GCGGTGGTTTTGGAGGGAAGAAAGAGTCAGGACAACTCAGGTTTGGAGGAAGAGATAGGCCTTTCAGGAGACCAAT ACCAACTGACCAGGATGGAAAGCAACATAAATACTTGCGTGGATCACGTGATCACGAAGGTGCTCGTTCTGCGCGTGAAAATTACCGTGATAGTTATCGTGAACGACGATGGGAAAGCTCTCGCGCTGAGCGTGAACGTGATGGATATCGTGAAAAACGCGATAGAGACAGTTCGCGAAGTAGTTCTCATTATCGGGACCGCGATGACGATTCTGATGTGGCTCGTGATTGGCAAAGATATCGTGAACGTGACAGTGATAGGACGCGTGATAGTGAGAGATCACGCGACATCGAAAGGTCGCGTGATAGTGAAAGATCACGTGACCGTGGTGGAGAACGTTACAAGGATCGTGGGCGTCATGGGGACAGCGAAGGATACCGTAGCAAAGATAGACATAGTCATCGCGATAAAGACAGAGAGAGTTATGAAACAAGTCGTAAGAATAACGATGCATACTGTAACACTGATCAAGAGGAGGGTGAAATTGGATAG